In Kwoniella shivajii chromosome 9, complete sequence, one genomic interval encodes:
- a CDS encoding 40S ribosomal protein S27 has translation MVLAIDLLNRPADVQARTHKLKKVVPEPNSFFMDVKCPGCFAITTVFSHASTVVQCQGCATALCQPTGGKAKLTEGCSFRRKN, from the exons ATG GTTTTAGCTATTGATCTCCTCAACCGACCCGCTGATGTTCAAGCCCGAACTCACAAGCTCAAGAAAGTAGTACCTGAGCCAAACTCATTCTTCATGGATGTCAAGTGCCCCGGTTGTTTCGCTATCAC CACTGTCTTCTCACACGCCTCCACCGTCGTCCAATGCCAAGGATGTGCTACCGCTCTTTGTCAACCCACCGGTGGTAAGGCTAAGTTGACCGAGG GATGCTCTTTCCGAAGAAAGAACTAG
- a CDS encoding mitochondrial import inner membrane translocase subunit TIM13, producing MSSLFGSGAPSSDMNARKEQMKQSIQQELAIANAQQLINKINENCFAKCITKPSTSLTSSQETCLSQCMSLYMAAFDQVSRSYVSRISKERGAAPGIGL from the exons ATGTCTTCCTTATTTGGTTCCGGTGCTCCTTCCAGCG ACATGAATGCTCGAAAAGAGCAAATGAAACAATCGATCCAACAAGAG CTTGCTATCGCCAACGCACAACAATTGATAAACAAAATCAACGAGAAC TGTTTCGCCAAATGTATCACCAAGCCTTCCAcctctttgacttcttcgcAAGAA ACCTGCTTATCTCAATGCATGTCCCTCTACATGGCTGCTTTCGATCAAGTCTCCCGATCCTACGTGTCCAGGATATCAAAAGAACGTGGAGCTGCACCCGGTATCGGTCTTTAG